One Tolypothrix bouteillei VB521301 DNA window includes the following coding sequences:
- a CDS encoding serine hydrolase → MNTRTRIKVIPQRQSSSRRPDLRKVQKLPQNKEALRNQQRPPQKKQTSTRVKVISPLQPTPLPRRQPRGVAPPQHSATFKGRIPPYNPNVVPLKTVRVQKHPVMKQSSRKTRLKPMARTILYAIRLLIVGVGIGAIVGTVLSVLDPANRLATPPDSSSNTTVEQQAQSQPTPTVTPTPTVSGVSLSQENIPLKSAIQSLAASTPNLTPGVFLVDLDNGSYVDLNGAASFASASTIKIPILVAFFQDVDAQKIRLDESLTMEKEVVAGGSGNMQYKPVGTQFTALEVATKMMTISDNTATNMLIARLGGIDALNQRFQSWGLTTTAIRNLLPDLGGTNTTSPKELGTLMAMVGKGNLVSMRSRDRILDIMRRTVRNQLLPAGLGPGATIAHKTGNIGTILGDAGLVDVPSGKRYVVAVMVQRPRNDPGAEKLIVSISRVAYEQLSQSFPVPHNTGNSIPTTTYQQPPVISPPPAINQPFSNGMSNTLPPTGYQPPLMNPPLPNGIGTNVPPTGYQAPAIAPQVAPQYYYNPYQR, encoded by the coding sequence ATGAATACAAGAACTCGTATAAAAGTTATCCCACAGCGTCAGTCTTCGAGCCGTCGTCCCGATTTACGAAAAGTCCAAAAGCTACCACAGAATAAGGAAGCATTACGCAACCAACAACGCCCGCCTCAGAAAAAACAAACATCGACACGTGTAAAAGTAATTTCACCACTACAACCTACTCCTTTACCTAGAAGACAACCAAGGGGAGTCGCTCCACCCCAGCACTCTGCTACTTTTAAAGGGAGAATTCCTCCATATAACCCCAACGTTGTACCGTTAAAAACTGTCAGAGTGCAAAAGCATCCGGTGATGAAACAATCTTCTCGAAAAACGCGGTTAAAGCCGATGGCAAGAACAATTTTGTATGCCATACGGTTGTTAATTGTGGGAGTCGGGATAGGTGCGATCGTAGGTACTGTTTTATCTGTGTTAGACCCCGCTAATCGTCTCGCTACACCACCAGACTCATCATCCAATACAACCGTTGAACAACAAGCGCAGTCCCAGCCAACACCAACAGTAACTCCCACACCGACAGTTTCTGGAGTGTCCTTATCCCAAGAAAATATTCCCTTAAAATCAGCTATACAAAGTTTGGCAGCATCAACTCCAAATCTCACACCGGGAGTTTTCTTGGTTGATTTGGACAACGGTAGTTATGTGGATTTGAATGGGGCTGCTAGTTTTGCGTCTGCTAGCACAATTAAAATTCCAATTCTGGTTGCTTTCTTTCAAGATGTCGATGCACAAAAAATACGTCTTGATGAAAGCTTAACTATGGAAAAGGAAGTGGTAGCAGGCGGTTCTGGGAATATGCAGTACAAACCAGTAGGAACCCAGTTTACAGCGCTTGAAGTAGCTACGAAAATGATGACAATCAGTGATAACACAGCAACAAATATGCTGATTGCTCGATTGGGTGGTATTGATGCGCTAAATCAACGATTTCAAAGTTGGGGTTTGACAACAACTGCGATTCGCAATCTTTTACCGGATTTGGGAGGTACAAACACAACCAGTCCCAAAGAGTTAGGTACTTTGATGGCAATGGTTGGTAAAGGAAATTTAGTGAGTATGAGATCTCGCGATCGCATATTGGATATTATGCGCCGGACTGTGAGAAATCAACTGCTACCAGCTGGTTTAGGACCGGGAGCGACCATTGCCCATAAAACTGGTAATATTGGGACAATACTGGGAGATGCAGGGCTAGTGGATGTGCCAAGTGGCAAGCGTTATGTTGTTGCTGTAATGGTGCAACGTCCCCGGAACGATCCTGGTGCAGAAAAACTTATTGTATCCATTTCTCGCGTTGCTTACGAACAGCTCAGCCAAAGTTTTCCCGTTCCTCACAATACGGGAAATAGCATACCAACCACTACCTATCAACAGCCACCAGTTATAAGTCCGCCACCAGCCATAAATCAACCGTTCTCTAATGGCATGAGCAACACTTTACCTCCAACTGGATACCAACCTCCACTGATGAATCCACCATTACCTAATGGTATAGGTACAAACGTACCGCCAACGGGTTATCAAGCACCTGCGATCGCTCCACAAGTAGCACCGCAATATTACTACAATCCATACCAAAGATAA
- the psb28 gene encoding photosystem II reaction center protein Psb28, whose translation MTSKTPSIQFFAGIFEELNNVSLRRNLRSGNRIIVMLFKQVKALNGFNSFTKQSLNSMLLTDEEGEIRVTPSSTQFIFGGAEGDELQRVECKFEIEQEDQWQRFMRFMQRYAEANGLAYGES comes from the coding sequence ATGACATCTAAAACACCGTCAATTCAATTTTTTGCTGGCATTTTTGAAGAACTGAACAATGTCAGCCTGCGTCGTAACCTTCGTTCTGGTAACCGCATTATTGTTATGCTTTTTAAGCAAGTGAAAGCTTTGAACGGATTTAATAGCTTCACAAAACAATCTTTGAATTCAATGCTATTAACTGATGAAGAAGGAGAAATTCGTGTCACACCTTCTTCAACTCAATTCATTTTTGGAGGTGCAGAAGGAGATGAATTGCAGAGAGTAGAGTGTAAATTTGAAATCGAGCAAGAAGACCAATGGCAAAGATTCATGCGTTTTATGCAGCGATATGCTGAGGCAAATGGTTTGGCATATGGAGAATCATAA
- the dprA gene encoding DNA-processing protein DprA codes for MEQERAYWVAWSQISGVGPILLGRLQQHFGTLAAAWDATSTQLKEVEGFGFQTLSKVLQQRSRLHPEQFLQQHQQQNPHFWTPADPEYPRLLLEIPSPPPILYYRGEVDLLENIGHKPTVGIVGTRQPSEYGLRWTRQISVALAKNGFTVVSGLADGIDTESHSATLKAGGRTIAVLGTGVDVVYPSKNKELYKQILLNGLVLSEYPSKTPPDRTHFPRRNRIIAGLSRAVLVMEAPIKSGALITASYANEFGRDIYALPGRLDDYPSQGCLKLIAQGAVPILRELDELLKMLGAIPELDSVAAVSSPEQLTLPDLSPELQHVMKVLSSEALSFDLIVQQSGMAAGLVSGALLELELMGLVSQLPGMRYQRC; via the coding sequence GTGGAACAAGAACGTGCGTATTGGGTCGCTTGGTCGCAAATTTCTGGAGTCGGTCCTATTTTGTTAGGAAGGTTGCAACAGCATTTTGGTACGCTAGCAGCAGCTTGGGACGCAACCTCAACTCAGTTGAAAGAGGTAGAGGGTTTTGGTTTTCAAACACTATCTAAGGTTTTACAACAGCGATCGCGTTTGCACCCAGAACAATTTCTCCAACAACATCAACAGCAAAACCCTCATTTTTGGACACCAGCCGATCCAGAGTATCCTCGGTTGCTGCTAGAGATCCCCAGCCCACCCCCTATTTTGTACTATCGCGGCGAAGTTGATTTACTAGAAAATATCGGACACAAACCAACAGTTGGTATTGTTGGAACGCGCCAACCTTCAGAGTACGGTTTGCGTTGGACTCGTCAAATTAGTGTGGCTTTAGCTAAAAATGGTTTTACGGTTGTGTCTGGTTTAGCAGACGGAATTGATACTGAAAGCCACAGCGCTACTCTTAAAGCAGGAGGACGTACAATAGCAGTCCTCGGTACGGGGGTAGATGTTGTTTATCCATCTAAAAATAAAGAACTTTACAAACAGATTTTGCTGAATGGATTAGTTCTGAGCGAATATCCCTCAAAAACTCCCCCCGATCGCACTCACTTTCCCCGTCGCAATCGAATCATAGCCGGTTTGAGTCGCGCCGTGTTAGTGATGGAAGCACCAATCAAATCGGGTGCTTTGATTACTGCTAGTTATGCCAATGAATTTGGGCGAGATATTTACGCATTACCAGGAAGGTTAGATGACTATCCTTCCCAAGGATGTTTAAAACTGATCGCTCAAGGCGCTGTTCCCATTCTTAGAGAATTAGACGAACTCCTCAAAATGTTAGGAGCAATACCAGAACTTGATTCTGTTGCAGCAGTCTCTTCACCAGAGCAATTGACTTTACCCGATTTATCTCCAGAACTTCAACACGTTATGAAGGTACTTTCTTCAGAAGCGTTATCATTTGATTTGATTGTTCAACAATCTGGTATGGCTGCTGGATTGGTATCGGGCGCTTTACTCGAGTTAGAATTAATGGGTCTAGTTTCACAACTTCCAGGGATGCGGTATCAACGCTGTTAA
- a CDS encoding phytanoyl-CoA dioxygenase family protein, which yields MTELERYLFDLQGFIVLENALTPAEITAINALLDPQIACIDRRGKEWVRFDSLLSWGVPFRSLIDNPRITPYLDELLGANFRLDHDYVHIIRQGTGPIGSILHGGGTPYDPCQYYFYKDGRMHNGLVAVAYSLTDVPQGAGGFGCIPGSHKSNFPLLKEWENLENPLSCTQEISGKAGTAIIFTEALTHGTMPWKGQHERRTLFYKYSPYSSAWARYYYNPDDYPDLTQMQRRRLKTPGFYP from the coding sequence TTGACAGAGTTAGAACGTTACTTGTTTGATTTGCAAGGATTTATTGTGCTGGAAAATGCTTTAACTCCAGCAGAGATAACAGCTATCAATGCTCTTTTAGATCCGCAAATTGCTTGTATAGATCGACGCGGAAAAGAGTGGGTTCGTTTTGATAGCTTGCTAAGTTGGGGTGTACCGTTTCGCAGTCTCATTGACAATCCTCGAATCACTCCTTATCTTGACGAGCTACTTGGAGCTAATTTTCGCCTAGACCACGATTACGTTCACATTATTCGCCAAGGTACCGGACCAATTGGCAGCATACTACACGGTGGTGGGACTCCCTACGATCCCTGTCAATACTACTTTTATAAAGATGGAAGAATGCACAACGGCTTGGTTGCAGTCGCCTACAGCCTCACAGACGTACCGCAGGGCGCAGGAGGATTTGGGTGTATTCCAGGTAGCCATAAAAGCAATTTCCCTTTACTTAAAGAATGGGAAAATTTAGAAAATCCGCTTTCTTGTACGCAAGAAATTTCTGGAAAAGCAGGAACAGCGATTATCTTTACCGAAGCCCTAACTCACGGTACTATGCCCTGGAAAGGACAACACGAACGCCGGACGCTATTCTACAAATACTCTCCGTATTCGAGCGCATGGGCAAGATATTACTATAACCCCGACGATTACCCCGACCTCACACAGATGCAACGCCGTAGGTTAAAAACTCCCGGTTTTTATCCTTAG
- a CDS encoding DUF2301 domain-containing membrane protein, which translates to MAQQTLSAPEIYQGQFGEFTINQSDRTGVIVYRTGLMVAALCFATGTALVIFNQNPEIFPVLTPLYVCFSLALGVSLLMIHIYMTLLHRLLQVFWAIGSVSATVLALYNSAPLAVTVYTQPLTLLGIGFTFAALTGIYFKEAFCFNRFETKILTPTVPLLLLGHLVGVLPTQWEKILLGIWAVLFVVFAVRKAVQAIPPDIGDKSVFEYLKTRQAT; encoded by the coding sequence ATGGCTCAGCAAACTTTATCTGCACCGGAAATTTATCAAGGTCAGTTTGGAGAGTTTACGATTAATCAGAGCGATCGCACGGGCGTTATTGTCTACCGTACTGGACTTATGGTAGCTGCACTCTGCTTTGCCACAGGTACTGCTTTAGTCATATTTAACCAAAACCCAGAGATTTTTCCAGTACTGACACCTTTATATGTTTGTTTCAGTCTGGCTTTAGGTGTCAGTTTACTCATGATACATATTTATATGACACTGTTACACAGACTTTTACAAGTTTTTTGGGCAATTGGCAGTGTTAGCGCCACAGTACTAGCTTTGTATAATAGCGCACCATTGGCTGTCACCGTTTATACTCAACCATTAACATTACTGGGAATAGGATTTACTTTTGCAGCACTGACAGGAATTTATTTTAAAGAAGCGTTTTGCTTTAATCGCTTTGAGACTAAAATACTAACACCAACAGTTCCCTTACTCTTGTTGGGACATTTGGTAGGGGTGTTGCCAACTCAATGGGAAAAAATTTTATTAGGAATTTGGGCAGTTCTGTTTGTCGTGTTTGCCGTTCGCAAAGCAGTGCAAGCAATTCCTCCCGATATTGGAGATAAGTCCGTATTTGAGTATTTAAAGACTCGGCAAGCAACGTAA
- a CDS encoding SAM hydrolase/SAM-dependent halogenase family protein, whose translation MLTLLTDFGTRDVYVGAMKGVIAQINPKLTVVDLTHEVPPQDVAAARFCLMDAYLYFPPGTVHLAVVDPGVGSTRRAIAVEFAKGYLVGPDNGIFGGVLSESTAIAAVELTNPKYWRTPQPSSTFHGRDIFAPVAAYLACGVPLKQLGESIDPATLVELDIANSIVTETGITGSIQYIDRFGNLVTNIPGTDVLGKNWNIEVAGITIPKYETYSDVKVGEAIALIGSHGWVEIAVNNGNARSQLHIALGDRLRVYFE comes from the coding sequence ATGCTGACCTTGCTTACCGATTTTGGAACCCGTGATGTTTACGTTGGGGCGATGAAGGGAGTGATTGCCCAAATCAACCCAAAACTTACAGTAGTAGACTTGACTCATGAAGTTCCACCGCAGGATGTTGCGGCTGCTCGGTTCTGCTTAATGGATGCGTACCTTTATTTTCCACCAGGCACAGTGCATCTAGCTGTTGTCGATCCTGGCGTAGGCAGTACGCGACGAGCGATCGCAGTAGAATTTGCTAAAGGTTACCTGGTGGGACCCGATAACGGAATATTTGGTGGAGTTTTGAGTGAAAGTACGGCAATTGCAGCCGTAGAACTAACGAACCCCAAGTATTGGAGAACCCCTCAACCCAGCAGTACTTTCCACGGGAGGGATATTTTTGCACCAGTAGCCGCTTATCTTGCTTGTGGCGTTCCCCTCAAACAGTTGGGCGAATCAATCGACCCCGCTACTCTAGTAGAATTAGATATTGCTAATTCTATAGTAACGGAAACTGGTATAACTGGTAGCATTCAATATATTGACCGTTTCGGTAACTTAGTGACTAACATTCCTGGGACTGATGTGCTGGGAAAGAACTGGAATATAGAAGTTGCGGGAATCACTATTCCCAAGTATGAAACTTATAGCGATGTTAAAGTGGGTGAAGCGATCGCACTTATTGGCAGTCATGGGTGGGTGGAGATTGCTGTTAACAATGGGAATGCGCGATCGCAATTGCACATAGCCTTAGGAGATCGTCTGAGAGTTTATTTTGAATGA
- a CDS encoding STAS domain-containing protein, whose protein sequence is MQSTLLNPNMTVIRPNGSIVSANALEFERKLTTLLTQTDCSILLLDLGKVESVDSSGVLALVSALKLSQRMGRRLSLCSVSPALKIILELTQLDRLFEIYEDESAFTSA, encoded by the coding sequence ATGCAAAGCACACTTTTAAATCCAAACATGACAGTCATCAGACCGAATGGTTCTATTGTTAGTGCAAATGCATTGGAGTTTGAACGCAAATTGACAACACTGTTAACACAAACTGACTGTTCTATTTTGCTATTGGATTTGGGTAAAGTAGAATCTGTAGATAGTTCTGGAGTTTTAGCATTAGTCTCTGCATTAAAATTGTCTCAACGTATGGGACGGCGCTTAAGTCTTTGTTCTGTATCGCCTGCACTCAAAATAATCTTGGAACTGACTCAGCTAGATAGGCTGTTTGAGATATACGAAGATGAATCTGCATTCACAAGTGCTTAG
- a CDS encoding sugar transferase, with protein sequence MTYKLSVVGFKPDLRSGRGARIQKGFATKFLRVLTLVLLDAVFLTIAWKVAVFYGTPVNSPWTEKSSFLLLTLFVQLGIITAQGLYRSGYNRRNYPRLIKAVSLADIFLLFIAFLYEPSSYISRSTFLLFWLFSVTFLCAGRFLVDTTTTLLRKKGVVRHTVFLITDSDEKERNIRLIEKEDCYTVVGVANPNCLDRSNRDTTLEYLRSLGVEEVFVSWDAIKKRLYVCWHFYTAGITIRIIPTEAGVLPSKSYFWMIGEVPFVTIPAPFITGSEFWVKRCFDLCSSIILILLFSPVYLSLAVLIKLDSPGPIFFKQDRIGLHGQKFKIWKFRTMVVNAEKLQAALEAKNEVKDGVLFKVKNDPRITRIGKFLRRYSLDELPQLFNVVLGEMSLVGPRPLPIRDVEKFQTKHFLRQEVLPGITGLWQVSGRSNIDNFEDAVKLDISYIENWSLWLDLKILLQTVQVVLNKTGAY encoded by the coding sequence ATGACTTACAAATTGTCAGTTGTCGGGTTCAAACCAGATTTAAGGTCAGGTCGAGGCGCAAGAATTCAAAAAGGATTTGCAACAAAATTTTTGCGTGTCTTAACGCTAGTACTACTAGATGCTGTGTTTTTAACCATAGCATGGAAAGTTGCAGTATTTTATGGCACACCTGTAAACTCTCCTTGGACAGAGAAATCTTCTTTCTTACTGCTAACTCTATTTGTTCAATTAGGAATTATCACCGCACAGGGATTATACCGCTCGGGGTACAATCGTCGAAATTATCCCCGTCTGATCAAAGCAGTTTCCCTAGCCGATATATTCCTTCTCTTCATTGCCTTTCTTTACGAACCAAGTAGTTATATTTCTCGATCCACCTTTTTGCTCTTTTGGTTATTCTCAGTAACCTTCTTATGTGCCGGTCGTTTCCTTGTTGATACGACTACTACCTTATTGCGGAAAAAAGGAGTTGTCCGCCATACAGTTTTCCTAATCACTGATTCTGATGAGAAAGAAAGAAACATCAGGCTGATAGAGAAAGAGGATTGTTACACGGTTGTTGGTGTCGCTAACCCAAACTGTTTGGACAGAAGCAACCGTGACACAACTTTAGAATATCTTCGCAGTCTGGGCGTTGAAGAAGTCTTTGTCTCTTGGGATGCTATCAAAAAACGTCTGTATGTCTGTTGGCATTTTTACACAGCCGGCATTACTATCCGAATTATCCCAACTGAAGCCGGAGTTCTTCCTTCTAAATCTTATTTCTGGATGATTGGTGAAGTTCCTTTTGTAACAATTCCAGCACCATTTATCACGGGTAGTGAGTTCTGGGTAAAAAGATGTTTTGACTTGTGTTCATCAATTATTCTCATACTCCTGTTTTCACCCGTGTACTTATCCCTTGCAGTACTCATTAAATTAGATTCTCCCGGACCAATCTTTTTTAAACAGGACAGAATTGGATTGCACGGTCAAAAATTCAAAATTTGGAAATTCCGCACCATGGTTGTCAATGCGGAAAAGTTACAAGCCGCTTTAGAGGCTAAGAACGAAGTCAAAGACGGTGTTCTGTTTAAAGTTAAAAATGACCCTCGGATCACCAGAATTGGTAAGTTTTTACGCCGCTATAGTTTAGACGAATTACCACAACTGTTTAATGTTGTATTAGGAGAGATGAGTTTAGTTGGTCCTCGCCCTTTACCCATCAGAGATGTCGAAAAGTTCCAAACAAAGCATTTTCTCAGACAAGAAGTCTTACCCGGTATTACAGGGCTGTGGCAAGTTTCCGGTCGTTCCAATATTGATAACTTTGAAGACGCTGTCAAATTGGATATTTCGTACATTGAGAACTGGTCGCTGTGGCTGGACTTGAAGATTTTGCTACAAACAGTACAGGTTGTTTTGAACAAAACAGGTGCTTATTAG
- a CDS encoding endo-1,4-beta-xylanase, with amino-acid sequence MYPKFPLSRRHFIFLGFSGLASSAAVTAGKIVNTNNQVQALYNPKRDFKVVGQNSLKQRAASKGIIYGAAVEPDFFQSNASFSASFTRDCGMIVPENALKWSQLRPAPDKYDFARADWLAAFARNRGILYRGHTLVWNQDIPIWFKETVNRQNAEKILVDHITTVSKRYAGKMHSWDVVNEAIDPEDGRSDGLQSSPWLDFLGPSYIELAYRATAAADPKAMLVYNETWIEYDIPKHEARRKATLKLLENLLKKGTPIHALGIQSHLMAHEKAFNPQKLRAFLSDVASLGLKILITELDVIDQQLPADSTVRDRMVASLYEDYLSVVLDEKAVIAVLTWGLSDRYTWHAYFLPRSDGQPVRPLPLDVNFQRKLAWNAIARAFDRAPKR; translated from the coding sequence ATGTATCCAAAATTTCCTCTCAGCAGGCGTCATTTCATATTCCTGGGATTCTCAGGTTTAGCCAGCTCAGCTGCCGTGACAGCAGGAAAAATAGTTAATACGAACAACCAAGTCCAAGCTCTTTACAATCCAAAAAGAGACTTTAAAGTGGTTGGACAAAATTCTTTGAAACAACGTGCTGCTTCAAAGGGGATTATTTATGGAGCAGCAGTCGAACCCGATTTTTTTCAATCCAATGCATCCTTTAGTGCTAGTTTTACTAGAGATTGCGGCATGATAGTGCCGGAAAACGCTCTCAAATGGTCTCAACTCCGTCCTGCTCCCGATAAGTATGACTTCGCTAGAGCAGATTGGTTAGCTGCATTTGCACGCAATCGTGGTATTCTTTATAGAGGACATACTTTAGTATGGAACCAAGACATACCTATATGGTTCAAAGAGACTGTTAACCGCCAAAACGCAGAGAAAATTTTGGTAGACCATATCACAACTGTCTCTAAGCGCTATGCAGGTAAGATGCATTCTTGGGACGTGGTTAACGAAGCGATAGATCCAGAAGATGGTAGGTCTGATGGTTTGCAGAGTTCTCCATGGCTCGATTTTTTAGGGCCGAGTTATATTGAACTAGCCTATCGGGCAACGGCGGCGGCTGACCCAAAAGCTATGTTAGTGTATAATGAGACATGGATTGAGTACGATATACCCAAACACGAGGCTAGGAGAAAGGCAACTTTAAAGCTCTTAGAGAATCTTTTAAAAAAGGGTACACCGATTCATGCTCTCGGTATTCAGTCTCACTTAATGGCTCATGAAAAAGCCTTTAACCCTCAAAAGCTGCGAGCTTTTCTCTCTGATGTAGCCAGTCTCGGTTTAAAAATACTGATTACTGAACTAGACGTAATAGACCAACAGCTGCCAGCAGATTCTACAGTTCGGGATCGCATGGTTGCCAGTCTCTATGAAGACTATCTTTCAGTAGTGCTAGATGAGAAAGCCGTGATTGCAGTCTTAACCTGGGGGCTGAGCGATCGATATACATGGCACGCATATTTTCTGCCACGTTCCGATGGTCAACCAGTGCGTCCTTTACCACTGGATGTTAACTTCCAACGCAAATTAGCTTGGAACGCAATAGCAAGAGCGTTTGACCGAGCTCCAAAGCGATAA
- a CDS encoding WecB/TagA/CpsF family glycosyltransferase, with the protein MPSFEEITILKTRFHKLTACQLISYVVEAAKTREKTVVGNVNIRAMNFACELPWYRNFLNKADVVFCDGFGVLLAAKFFGYSVESRHRMTCPDYIESLALACERNNVSLFLLAGKPGVVDKAISKLTAIAPNLKVQGHHGYFDKSSRDNDIVIQKINEFKPGILYVGFGMPLQERWLVDNMDRIDAKVFLPLGACLDFYTNTVYRGPQWLTNSGFEWLTRFVTEPRRLWKRYLVGNSLFFYRLLRQKFIDLLGPVTSNQ; encoded by the coding sequence ATGCCATCATTTGAAGAAATTACAATACTGAAAACTCGGTTTCACAAGCTCACAGCTTGTCAGTTGATATCTTATGTCGTTGAGGCGGCGAAAACCCGAGAGAAGACGGTTGTAGGGAATGTAAATATCAGAGCCATGAACTTTGCCTGCGAACTGCCTTGGTATCGCAACTTCTTAAATAAAGCTGATGTGGTTTTCTGTGATGGGTTCGGTGTACTGCTAGCAGCAAAATTTTTTGGATACTCTGTGGAATCCAGGCATCGCATGACTTGTCCGGACTATATAGAAAGCTTGGCGTTAGCTTGTGAAAGAAACAATGTCTCTCTCTTCCTTCTAGCAGGAAAGCCTGGAGTTGTAGATAAGGCAATTTCTAAGTTAACGGCGATCGCACCCAATCTTAAAGTACAAGGACATCACGGCTATTTTGATAAGTCCAGTCGTGATAACGATATTGTGATTCAGAAGATTAATGAATTTAAACCGGGAATCTTGTATGTGGGTTTCGGAATGCCATTACAAGAACGTTGGCTCGTAGACAACATGGATCGAATCGATGCAAAAGTTTTCTTACCTCTTGGTGCATGCCTCGATTTCTATACAAACACTGTCTATCGCGGTCCTCAGTGGCTAACCAACTCTGGATTTGAATGGTTGACAAGATTCGTTACCGAACCGCGTCGTCTTTGGAAAAGATATTTAGTAGGCAATTCGTTATTTTTCTATCGGCTGTTGCGGCAGAAATTTATTGACCTACTTGGACCTGTAACTAGCAATCAGTGA
- a CDS encoding glycosyltransferase family 61 protein, producing MTFLVSNLKKIKVLHTLYLILNRSKSKYSFLLRRPILLFLKKILKFKIVTRHELINNTEQYHTIQFQSEELISCMKPYNLNEHGYSGIFIDEIPEKSRKDEFFLCEVDNAELAGPTALGFDKNRNIILETSVPVSTIFGTSLSQTSSLKEDLPIEECIPLQALASKFLSKGNPPQLDVACSLINGWSRNYYHWIVDCLARLESLELYQEKTGIKPTLIVESNPSAWQIESLKLLGYQSKDWIPWNGSRMKVNRLLVPSFRRSPALHVSPKACSWLRQRTLGNLPALETDKLNFSPYILISRRKAVGRRIINENEVIDALKPFGFVAYVLEDLSFADEVRLFSQAKIVVGPQGAGLTNMIFAENLTVIELFSSFFVDDTFVYLAKELGFRYGFLKCKPPSMDFRRRDTDIIVNVDALQTLVATAERYYENNRSLESFHIA from the coding sequence ATGACATTTTTAGTTTCCAATCTTAAAAAAATTAAAGTTTTGCATACTTTATATCTCATACTTAACCGGAGTAAAAGCAAATACAGTTTTCTACTCAGGCGACCAATTCTTCTATTTTTAAAAAAAATCCTAAAGTTTAAGATAGTAACGAGACATGAGTTAATCAACAATACAGAGCAATACCACACAATTCAGTTTCAATCAGAGGAATTAATTTCATGTATGAAACCTTACAATTTAAATGAACATGGCTATTCGGGGATATTTATTGATGAAATTCCTGAGAAAAGCAGAAAAGATGAATTTTTTTTATGTGAAGTAGATAATGCTGAACTGGCTGGTCCCACTGCCCTAGGATTTGACAAAAATAGAAATATTATTTTGGAAACATCTGTCCCAGTTTCTACAATATTTGGTACATCATTATCTCAAACTTCCTCTTTAAAAGAAGATTTACCAATAGAGGAATGCATACCTTTACAAGCTTTAGCGTCAAAGTTCTTATCCAAAGGCAATCCTCCTCAATTAGATGTAGCCTGTTCATTAATAAATGGTTGGAGTAGAAATTACTATCACTGGATAGTAGACTGCTTAGCACGACTGGAAAGCTTAGAGCTTTATCAAGAAAAGACTGGTATCAAGCCTACTTTGATCGTTGAATCAAATCCCTCTGCATGGCAAATAGAGTCTCTAAAACTTTTAGGATATCAGTCAAAAGACTGGATTCCTTGGAATGGGTCAAGAATGAAAGTGAACCGATTGTTAGTCCCATCTTTTCGGCGTTCTCCGGCACTTCACGTATCTCCTAAAGCTTGTTCTTGGCTTCGCCAACGCACACTCGGTAATCTGCCTGCGCTCGAAACTGACAAACTTAATTTTTCACCTTATATATTGATTTCGCGACGGAAGGCAGTAGGTCGTCGAATCATTAATGAAAACGAAGTCATAGATGCATTAAAGCCATTCGGGTTTGTTGCTTATGTACTTGAAGACTTAAGCTTTGCAGATGAGGTACGACTCTTTTCACAAGCCAAAATAGTTGTTGGTCCTCAGGGTGCTGGCCTCACAAATATGATTTTTGCAGAAAATTTGACTGTCATCGAATTATTTAGCTCGTTCTTTGTGGATGATACTTTTGTTTACCTAGCAAAAGAACTGGGTTTTCGGTATGGTTTCTTGAAGTGCAAGCCTCCGAGCATGGATTTTCGCCGTCGGGATACAGACATAATAGTAAACGTTGACGCTCTGCAAACACTTGTAGCCACAGCAGAAAGATATTATGAAAATAATCGATCGCTTGAGAGTTTCCATATAGCCTAA